One region of Rhodocaloribacter litoris genomic DNA includes:
- a CDS encoding AMP-binding protein: MPEHTHDTFPFGQAIAWEPNPQWIAESNLKRFMDRHGIATYDELMRRSVEDIGWFWSAVLADLRIAFYEPYERIVDLSEGPAFPKWCVGGKLNIIHNCLDWWRDTDTWHRPALIYEAEEGTVRTLTYAELYREVCRCAAALRGLGLGRGDAVGLFMPMTPELVVAFLAVIKIGGIVLPLFSGYGPEAVATRLNDAGAKALFTSDGFFRRGQAVPMKAVADEALREVPGVRHVIVHRRAGLDAVPWTEGRDRWWDEVMADQPDESPTERTGAEDVLMIIYTSGTTGRPKGAVHTHCGFPVKAAQDMYHCMDLKPGEVMWWMSDMGWMMGPWLVFGTLLIGATMVLYDGAPDHPDVDRVWAIAARHGVTHLGLSPVLVRALKPHGTEPIRRHDLSKLRAAGSTGSPWDPESWRWLFDNVLEGRKPILNYSGGTEISGGIVCGNFFKPLKPCAFSGPVPGMDADVVDEQGRPVRGAVGELIIRQPWIGMTRGFWKDPERYLDTYWRRFENVWVHGDFAAIDEDGLWYILGRSDDTIKVAGKRLGPAEVEAIVNAHEAVAESAAIGVPDPVKGEAVAVFVVLKPGFAPDEALRQALSDRIAEALGKPLRPRAVLFTRALPKTRNAKVMRRVVRAAYLDQDPGDVSSLEDPTTVDAIREAI; encoded by the coding sequence ATGCCGGAGCACACGCACGACACGTTCCCCTTCGGGCAGGCCATCGCCTGGGAGCCCAACCCACAATGGATCGCCGAGAGCAACCTGAAGCGGTTCATGGACCGCCACGGCATCGCCACGTACGACGAGCTCATGCGCCGCTCGGTGGAGGACATCGGCTGGTTCTGGTCGGCGGTCCTGGCCGACCTGCGCATCGCTTTTTACGAGCCGTATGAGCGGATCGTGGACCTGAGCGAGGGGCCGGCCTTCCCGAAATGGTGTGTGGGCGGCAAGCTGAACATCATCCATAACTGCCTGGACTGGTGGCGCGACACCGACACGTGGCACCGCCCGGCCCTGATCTATGAGGCGGAGGAGGGAACCGTCCGCACCCTGACGTACGCCGAGTTGTACCGCGAGGTGTGCCGGTGTGCCGCGGCCCTCCGGGGGCTCGGCCTGGGCCGGGGCGATGCGGTGGGCCTGTTCATGCCGATGACGCCGGAACTGGTCGTCGCTTTCCTGGCCGTCATAAAGATCGGCGGGATCGTCCTGCCGCTGTTCAGCGGCTACGGGCCGGAGGCGGTGGCGACGCGCCTGAACGACGCCGGCGCGAAGGCGCTCTTCACGTCGGACGGCTTCTTCCGCCGGGGCCAGGCGGTGCCCATGAAGGCCGTCGCCGACGAGGCGCTGCGGGAGGTGCCCGGCGTCCGCCACGTCATCGTGCACCGCCGCGCCGGGCTCGACGCAGTGCCCTGGACCGAGGGCCGCGACCGCTGGTGGGACGAGGTCATGGCCGACCAACCCGACGAGAGCCCGACCGAACGGACCGGCGCCGAGGACGTCCTCATGATCATCTACACGAGTGGCACGACCGGCCGCCCCAAAGGTGCCGTCCACACCCATTGCGGCTTCCCGGTCAAGGCTGCGCAGGACATGTACCACTGCATGGACCTCAAGCCGGGCGAGGTGATGTGGTGGATGAGCGACATGGGCTGGATGATGGGGCCGTGGCTCGTCTTCGGCACCCTGCTCATCGGCGCCACGATGGTGCTCTACGACGGTGCACCGGACCACCCCGACGTGGACCGGGTCTGGGCCATTGCCGCCCGGCACGGCGTCACGCACCTGGGCCTCTCGCCCGTGCTCGTGCGGGCGCTGAAGCCGCACGGCACCGAGCCGATCCGCCGGCACGACCTCTCGAAGCTCCGGGCCGCCGGCTCCACGGGCAGCCCCTGGGACCCTGAGTCGTGGCGATGGCTCTTCGATAACGTCCTCGAGGGCCGTAAGCCGATCCTCAACTACTCGGGCGGCACCGAGATCTCCGGCGGCATCGTCTGCGGCAACTTCTTCAAGCCCCTCAAGCCCTGCGCCTTCTCCGGCCCGGTGCCCGGCATGGATGCCGACGTGGTCGATGAGCAGGGCCGCCCGGTGCGCGGCGCCGTCGGCGAACTCATCATCCGCCAGCCCTGGATCGGCATGACGCGCGGCTTCTGGAAGGACCCGGAACGCTACCTGGACACCTACTGGCGCCGGTTCGAAAACGTCTGGGTCCACGGCGACTTCGCGGCCATCGACGAAGACGGGCTATGGTACATCCTGGGCCGCAGCGACGACACAATCAAGGTGGCGGGGAAGCGCCTGGGGCCGGCCGAGGTGGAAGCCATCGTGAACGCCCACGAGGCCGTGGCCGAGAGCGCGGCCATCGGCGTGCCCGACCCCGTCAAGGGCGAGGCCGTGGCCGTCTTCGTCGTCCTCAAGCCCGGCTTCGCCCCGGACGAGGCGCTGCGGCAGGCCCTCTCGGACCGTATTGCCGAGGCCCTGGGTAAGCCGCTCCGCCCCCGGGCCGTGCTCTTCACGCGGGCGCTCCCGAAGACGCGCAACGCCAAAGTGATGCGCCGCGTCGTCCGGGCCGCCTACCTGGACCAGGACCCCGGCGACGTCTCCAGCCTGGAGGATCCCACCACCGTGGATGCCATCCGGGAGGCGATCTGA
- the crtI gene encoding phytoene desaturase family protein yields MNPTTQTATPRRVVVIGSGFGGLAVANRLQALGMQVTLLEKRPQVGGRAYQFIEKGYVFDMGPSLITAPDIIEDVFRAAGRSRADYLDLIPLDPYYRVFFHDGTWIDYTGDPERMKAQMCRFNEEDAERYDAFMEAVRPVYEAVITDRLGARPFDTVRSMLDFAPRAIKLKAFLPVATFARRYFKDFRHHFLFSFHPLFIGGNPFRSPSVYIMIPYLEREQGVWFTKGGMYEVVKAFERLFREQGGVVHTGTEVSEIRVEGGRATGVVAGGTFFPADLVVSNADVAHTYRHLIAPEHRRKWTDRRVEKMDYTMSCFLLYLGVRKKYPQLEHHTLILTKRYKELLRDIFDRKVLPDDFSMYLHAPTKTDPSMAPEGGESLYVLVPVANLASGIDWRQEAGPFADRVLDFLEAWGLEGLRAHTEVMRIFTPEDFKHELNAHLGNAFGLEPKLSQTAYFRPHNRSEDIPNLYFVGAGTHPGAGVPGVLLSAEATEYSIRRDLGLGHATGDGTTGTRFAAPALQEA; encoded by the coding sequence ATGAACCCTACCACGCAAACCGCCACCCCTCGCCGCGTCGTCGTCATTGGCAGTGGCTTCGGCGGGCTGGCCGTCGCCAACCGCCTGCAGGCCCTCGGGATGCAGGTCACCCTGCTCGAAAAGCGCCCTCAGGTGGGCGGCCGGGCCTATCAGTTCATCGAGAAGGGCTACGTCTTCGACATGGGGCCGAGCCTGATCACGGCGCCCGACATCATCGAGGACGTTTTCCGGGCCGCCGGCCGCTCCCGCGCCGACTACCTCGACCTGATCCCCCTCGACCCGTATTACCGCGTGTTCTTCCACGACGGCACGTGGATCGACTATACGGGCGACCCGGAGCGGATGAAGGCGCAGATGTGCCGGTTCAACGAAGAGGACGCCGAGCGATACGACGCCTTCATGGAGGCGGTGCGGCCCGTCTACGAGGCCGTCATCACCGACCGGCTCGGCGCCCGCCCGTTCGACACGGTGCGCTCGATGCTCGATTTTGCGCCGCGGGCCATCAAACTGAAGGCGTTCCTGCCCGTGGCGACGTTCGCGCGGCGGTATTTCAAAGACTTCCGCCACCACTTCCTCTTCAGCTTCCACCCGCTGTTCATCGGGGGCAACCCGTTCCGTTCGCCGTCGGTCTACATCATGATTCCGTACCTGGAGCGGGAGCAGGGGGTGTGGTTTACGAAGGGCGGGATGTACGAGGTGGTGAAGGCGTTCGAGCGGCTGTTCCGTGAGCAGGGCGGCGTGGTGCACACCGGCACGGAGGTGTCGGAGATCCGCGTCGAGGGCGGGCGCGCGACGGGCGTCGTGGCCGGCGGCACCTTCTTCCCGGCCGACCTGGTGGTCAGCAACGCCGACGTGGCGCACACCTACCGCCATCTCATCGCGCCGGAGCACCGGAGGAAGTGGACGGACCGGCGGGTGGAGAAGATGGACTATACGATGAGCTGCTTCCTGCTCTACCTCGGCGTGCGGAAAAAGTACCCGCAGCTGGAGCACCATACGCTCATCCTCACGAAGCGGTACAAAGAACTCCTGCGCGACATCTTCGACCGCAAGGTGCTGCCGGACGACTTCAGCATGTACCTGCATGCGCCGACGAAGACCGATCCCTCGATGGCGCCCGAGGGGGGAGAGAGCCTGTACGTGCTCGTGCCGGTGGCCAACCTCGCCTCGGGCATCGACTGGCGGCAGGAGGCCGGACCGTTTGCCGACCGCGTGCTGGACTTCCTCGAGGCGTGGGGCCTGGAGGGGCTGCGGGCGCACACCGAAGTGATGCGCATCTTCACGCCGGAAGACTTCAAGCACGAACTCAACGCACACCTGGGCAATGCCTTCGGGCTGGAGCCGAAGCTCAGCCAGACGGCCTACTTCCGCCCGCACAACCGGAGCGAGGACATCCCCAACCTGTACTTCGTCGGGGCGGGGACGCATCCGGGCGCCGGGGTGCCGGGTGTGCTTCTCTCCGCCGAGGCCACCGAGTACAGCATCCGACGCGACCTGGGGCTGGGCCACGCGACCGGCGACGGAACCACCGGCACCCGTTTCGCCGCGCCGGCGCTCCAGGAAGCATAG
- a CDS encoding carotenoid biosynthesis protein, translating to MRRWPLILLGGYTFVALAGYVLFTLPPHGPANLARIGEFAPSLVAFYGVAFRFFAQTHVWLTGFVLGWYLGRMAGVRWLGVFAAVYAVSFLSEFIGTGYGVPFGPYGYTDLLGPKWFGRVPWLIPLSWFTMALPAYVLARAAYPGRLAGRLLLGAFLLTAWDLALDPAMSYLTTYWVWGEAGPYYGMPLVNLLGWFVTGLALMGLFEALGAGDWADRLSRRWLTVYYLLVLAMPLGMVIANGLWDAVGYTAAAVGAGLGLVAWRVRGRATRPGAEEPTPDARTPDPATQALVQEIARCVPVDIDAFFADNSRSFSFAARWFDPPDRKRVTRVYAFCRFTDDLVDVPEGRCEGDLRARLTTWQTLVRGAYEGTPTGIGWLDALMHDSARFRVPFDVIQTLIDGVASDLGPVRLRTMDELWTYGYRVASVVGLWICHLLGVRDVWRLERAIALGQALQLTNILRDVGEDLRTGRVYLPAECLAAHGLSVDDLRRMQAQGRVTPAYRKLVDALMAEADARYARAWEAIPHLPGGFGRAVAVAADVYRGIHRRIRANGYDNLTQRARTTTAEKCGLAARALFRLARRRWHQRHHPKACSGPSSFSPALGEEAPTPGGSSGRFRPLHLLVLLLLGPSTLAAQPVVDHPAEPVPPETLLTSRPHPRTAMTHRPVVDTLRDYYLASADEEDYIDRAEALIATQGADAEPVVRAYGAAFEVMKAKHAFWPFDKYRHVQRGLPVLDALVEEHPDDAEIRFLRLLSCYYLPGLFGRSETVSQDIAALGRLLPAARDAYPPTLYRLMITFLLDTGRLPAATQQALAALRPDIDETTL from the coding sequence ATGCGCCGCTGGCCTCTGATTCTGCTGGGGGGGTACACGTTCGTGGCCCTGGCCGGGTACGTGCTCTTCACGCTGCCGCCGCATGGCCCGGCCAACCTGGCCCGGATCGGCGAGTTCGCGCCTTCGCTCGTCGCGTTCTATGGCGTCGCGTTCCGGTTCTTCGCCCAGACGCATGTCTGGCTCACCGGCTTCGTGCTGGGGTGGTACCTCGGGCGGATGGCAGGCGTCCGGTGGCTGGGCGTGTTCGCCGCCGTGTATGCGGTCAGTTTCCTGAGCGAGTTCATCGGCACGGGGTACGGGGTGCCGTTCGGGCCGTACGGGTACACCGACCTGCTGGGGCCGAAGTGGTTCGGGCGGGTGCCCTGGCTGATCCCGCTGAGCTGGTTCACGATGGCACTGCCGGCCTACGTGCTGGCCCGTGCGGCGTACCCCGGCCGCCTGGCCGGGCGGCTCCTGCTCGGGGCGTTCCTCCTCACGGCCTGGGACCTGGCCCTCGACCCGGCGATGAGCTACCTGACGACGTACTGGGTGTGGGGCGAGGCCGGGCCGTACTACGGCATGCCGCTCGTCAACCTGCTGGGGTGGTTCGTGACGGGCCTGGCGCTGATGGGCCTGTTCGAGGCGCTCGGCGCCGGGGACTGGGCGGATCGTCTCTCGCGCCGGTGGCTGACGGTCTACTACCTGCTCGTGCTCGCCATGCCGCTGGGCATGGTGATCGCAAACGGGCTCTGGGATGCGGTCGGATACACGGCGGCCGCCGTGGGAGCGGGGCTGGGCCTGGTCGCCTGGCGCGTCCGGGGGCGTGCCACCCGCCCGGGCGCCGAGGAGCCGACCCCGGACGCCCGCACGCCCGACCCGGCAACGCAGGCCCTCGTGCAGGAGATTGCCCGGTGCGTGCCCGTCGACATCGACGCGTTCTTTGCCGACAACTCGCGCTCGTTCTCCTTCGCGGCGCGCTGGTTCGACCCGCCCGACCGGAAGCGTGTGACGCGTGTGTATGCGTTCTGCCGGTTCACGGACGACCTCGTGGACGTGCCGGAGGGACGCTGTGAGGGGGATCTGCGCGCCCGCCTCACGACCTGGCAGACCCTCGTGCGGGGCGCCTACGAGGGCACGCCCACCGGCATCGGCTGGCTCGATGCGCTCATGCACGACTCGGCGCGGTTCCGCGTACCGTTCGACGTCATACAGACCCTTATCGATGGCGTGGCCTCCGACCTGGGGCCGGTGCGCCTGCGGACGATGGACGAACTCTGGACGTATGGCTACCGGGTCGCCTCGGTCGTCGGTCTGTGGATCTGCCACCTGCTCGGCGTGCGCGATGTGTGGCGGCTGGAGCGGGCCATCGCCCTGGGGCAGGCGCTGCAACTGACCAACATTCTGCGCGACGTGGGGGAGGACCTGCGCACCGGGCGGGTCTACCTCCCCGCCGAGTGCCTGGCCGCACACGGCCTTTCGGTGGACGACCTCCGTCGGATGCAGGCACAGGGCCGCGTGACGCCGGCCTACCGGAAGCTCGTGGACGCGCTCATGGCCGAAGCCGACGCCCGGTATGCCCGTGCCTGGGAAGCCATCCCGCACCTGCCCGGCGGCTTCGGCCGCGCCGTGGCCGTGGCGGCCGACGTGTACCGCGGCATCCACCGCCGCATCCGCGCCAACGGCTACGACAACCTCACACAGCGGGCGCGCACCACGACGGCGGAAAAATGCGGGCTGGCCGCCCGCGCACTGTTCCGTCTGGCCCGGAGGCGGTGGCATCAGCGGCACCACCCGAAAGCCTGCTCGGGCCCGTCGTCGTTCTCGCCCGCCCTGGGCGAGGAGGCCCCCACCCCGGGCGGCTCGTCCGGCCGCTTCCGGCCGCTTCACCTGCTCGTCCTGCTGCTCCTGGGGCCGTCGACCCTGGCCGCCCAGCCGGTGGTGGACCACCCGGCCGAGCCCGTACCACCGGAAACGCTGCTGACCAGCCGACCCCATCCGAGGACCGCCATGACCCATCGCCCTGTGGTGGATACGCTCCGGGACTACTACCTGGCCTCGGCCGACGAAGAAGACTACATCGATCGGGCCGAGGCGCTGATCGCCACGCAGGGGGCGGACGCGGAGCCGGTCGTACGTGCGTACGGAGCCGCCTTCGAGGTCATGAAGGCCAAACACGCCTTCTGGCCGTTCGACAAGTACCGGCACGTGCAACGCGGCCTTCCCGTGCTCGATGCCCTCGTCGAGGAACATCCCGACGACGCCGAGATCCGCTTCCTCCGGCTCCTGAGTTGCTATTACCTGCCCGGCCTGTTCGGCCGCTCGGAGACGGTGTCACAGGACATCGCTGCGCTGGGCCGGCTGCTACCGGCGGCCCGCGACGCCTATCCGCCCACCCTCTACCGCCTCATGATCACCTTCCTGCTCGATACCGGCCGGCTGCCGGCTGCGACCCAGCAGGCCCTCGCCGCCCTTCGCCCCGACATCGACGAAACCACCCTCTGA
- a CDS encoding helix-turn-helix domain-containing protein: MGDFLLTTRQAAELLGIHASSVKRWCNAGLLACEQTEGGHRRIRLHELLRFARTENQPCALLDFAPDEAAVWEGIEAARRGEGFGRLVGLLYGWLELSERERPERLLLFLLEMGFAPEQVFDELLGPVMHRVGASWADGVLTVGDEHRMTQALRDALLMAYISRRVRRAPGQTTNEAAGTAIVGCAPGDDHEMGALMARFLLGERGWKVIYLGANVPVEDFVIQQVRHEASLIAIAMTPPHGPAEALAHVRTLARLYEPSHPCRLVLGGRLLGGLSPELPETPFPEVRAFDSMLAFSDWLDQLVHV, translated from the coding sequence ATGGGCGATTTTCTTCTGACGACACGCCAGGCCGCCGAACTGCTCGGCATCCATGCCTCCTCGGTGAAGCGCTGGTGCAACGCGGGGTTGCTCGCATGCGAACAGACGGAAGGGGGGCACCGGCGCATCCGCCTCCACGAACTCCTTCGGTTTGCCCGAACCGAAAACCAGCCCTGTGCCCTGCTCGACTTCGCACCCGACGAGGCCGCCGTGTGGGAAGGCATCGAAGCGGCTCGCCGGGGGGAAGGGTTCGGTCGGCTCGTAGGGCTGCTGTACGGCTGGCTCGAACTCTCCGAGCGCGAGCGGCCAGAGCGGCTGTTGCTCTTTCTTCTGGAGATGGGCTTTGCGCCGGAGCAGGTGTTCGATGAGCTCCTGGGGCCCGTCATGCACCGCGTTGGCGCTTCGTGGGCGGACGGCGTGCTCACGGTGGGCGACGAGCACCGCATGACGCAGGCCCTGCGGGATGCCCTGCTCATGGCCTACATCTCCCGCCGGGTACGTCGAGCGCCGGGGCAGACCACGAACGAGGCTGCCGGGACGGCCATCGTGGGCTGCGCGCCGGGCGACGACCACGAGATGGGGGCGCTCATGGCCCGCTTCCTCCTGGGCGAGCGCGGGTGGAAGGTGATCTACCTGGGCGCCAACGTACCCGTCGAGGACTTCGTGATCCAGCAGGTACGGCATGAGGCCTCGCTCATCGCCATCGCCATGACCCCGCCGCACGGCCCGGCCGAGGCCCTGGCGCACGTCCGCACCCTGGCGCGCCTGTACGAGCCCTCCCATCCCTGCCGGCTTGTGCTGGGCGGACGCCTGCTCGGCGGCCTGTCCCCGGAGCTTCCCGAGACCCCCTTCCCCGAAGTACGCGCCTTCGATTCGATGCTGGCGTTCTCGGACTGGCTCGATCAGCTCGTCCACGTTTGA
- a CDS encoding SDR family NAD(P)-dependent oxidoreductase, whose protein sequence is MTPSSSLVYLLLGATGGIGTALAERLAGDGARLALAARSRDRLDALARRTGGLVLPTDATAYEQVEACVQATLDHHGRLDGIVNLVGSILLKPAHLTSLDEWRRTLALNLDTAFFTVKAAARPLMKQGGSIVLMASAVALTGLHNHEAIAAAKGGVVALARSAAATYARRSVRVNVVAPGLVRTPLTERLTANEASEKASLAMHALGRLGEPEDVAEMIAFLLDDRRSGWITGQVFGVDGGLARVRPA, encoded by the coding sequence ATGACTCCTTCCTCCTCCCTGGTCTATCTCCTTCTCGGCGCTACCGGCGGCATCGGCACGGCGCTGGCCGAGCGCCTCGCCGGAGACGGCGCCCGTCTGGCCCTGGCGGCTCGCTCCCGTGACCGGCTCGACGCACTGGCCCGGCGCACCGGCGGCCTCGTCCTCCCCACCGACGCCACCGCGTACGAACAGGTCGAGGCGTGCGTACAGGCGACGCTCGACCACCACGGCCGCCTCGACGGGATCGTCAACCTCGTCGGCTCGATCCTGCTCAAGCCGGCTCACCTGACCTCACTCGACGAATGGCGCCGCACGCTGGCGCTCAACCTGGATACGGCGTTCTTCACCGTCAAAGCGGCGGCCCGCCCCCTGATGAAGCAGGGCGGCAGCATCGTGCTGATGGCCTCGGCCGTGGCGCTGACCGGCCTGCACAACCACGAGGCCATCGCAGCGGCGAAGGGCGGCGTGGTGGCGCTGGCCCGCTCGGCGGCGGCCACCTATGCCCGTCGCAGCGTGCGCGTCAACGTGGTGGCGCCGGGGCTGGTACGCACGCCGCTGACGGAGCGGCTGACGGCCAACGAAGCGTCGGAGAAAGCCTCGCTGGCGATGCACGCCCTGGGCCGCCTCGGCGAGCCGGAGGACGTGGCCGAGATGATCGCCTTTCTACTGGACGACCGGCGGAGCGGCTGGATCACCGGCCAGGTCTTCGGCGTCGATGGAGGACTCGCCCGCGTACGCCCCGCCTGA
- a CDS encoding SDR family oxidoreductase produces the protein MNAPRRIIVTGATGYVGGRLAPLLLEDGHTVRCMVRDPDRLAGRPWADRVEIVRGDVLDPDTLPEALEGIDTAYYLIHSLHAGEASFAERDRQGARNFGAAARAAGVRHIIYLGGIAPRTDRPSPHLQSRLETGDCLRESGVTVTELRAGVIIGSGSLSFELIRYLTERVPVMICPRWVTTRTQPIAIRNVLDYLRATPANDAAHGRIIDIGSPDVLTYEDMFRLYAKVRGLRRLIVKVPVLTPRLSSYWIGLVTPLPAHVGRLLIDGLKNEVVCHDDTARRLYDVEPMGVEEAMRRALDRSQSHAVETTWFGAFSASGKGGEPPGLAQVEGMIVERRVARTTARPEAVFDVIRRLGGDTGWLYANALWKLRGLLDALVGGVGFRRGRRHPVELHVGEAVDFWRVEAVEPGRLLRLRAEMRVPGRAWLQFEVCPEGTGSRVEQTAFFEPHGLSGLLYWYVLYPAHRIIFRGMIRALVRRAEANATTPRTAEAEA, from the coding sequence ATGAACGCTCCCCGTCGCATCATCGTCACCGGCGCCACCGGCTATGTGGGTGGCCGCCTGGCTCCCCTCCTGCTGGAAGACGGCCACACCGTCCGCTGCATGGTCCGCGATCCGGATCGCCTGGCCGGCCGTCCCTGGGCCGACCGCGTCGAGATCGTCCGCGGCGACGTGCTCGACCCCGACACGCTGCCCGAGGCGCTCGAAGGCATCGACACCGCGTATTATCTCATCCACTCGCTCCACGCGGGGGAGGCGTCGTTTGCCGAGCGGGACCGGCAGGGCGCCCGTAACTTCGGCGCGGCGGCCCGGGCGGCCGGCGTGCGCCATATCATCTACCTGGGCGGCATCGCACCGCGCACGGACCGTCCCTCCCCCCATCTGCAAAGCCGCCTGGAGACGGGCGACTGCCTGCGCGAGAGCGGCGTCACGGTGACGGAGCTGCGGGCCGGCGTCATCATCGGCTCGGGTAGCCTCTCCTTCGAGCTGATCCGCTACCTGACCGAGCGCGTGCCCGTGATGATCTGCCCGCGCTGGGTGACCACGCGCACCCAGCCCATCGCCATCCGCAACGTCCTCGACTACCTCCGGGCCACGCCGGCCAACGACGCCGCCCACGGACGGATCATCGACATCGGCAGCCCGGACGTGCTCACGTACGAGGACATGTTCCGGCTGTACGCGAAGGTGCGGGGGCTGCGCCGCCTGATCGTCAAGGTGCCGGTCCTAACGCCCCGCCTCTCGTCGTACTGGATCGGCCTCGTGACACCCCTCCCCGCGCATGTCGGCCGCCTCCTCATCGACGGCCTGAAGAACGAGGTCGTCTGCCACGACGACACGGCCCGGCGGCTGTACGACGTCGAGCCGATGGGCGTGGAAGAGGCCATGCGCCGGGCGCTGGACCGCTCGCAGAGCCACGCCGTCGAGACGACCTGGTTCGGCGCCTTCTCGGCGAGTGGGAAGGGCGGGGAGCCGCCCGGGCTGGCGCAGGTCGAGGGGATGATCGTCGAGCGCCGGGTGGCCCGCACGACGGCCCGGCCCGAGGCCGTCTTCGACGTAATCCGCCGCCTCGGCGGGGACACGGGCTGGCTCTATGCCAACGCGCTGTGGAAGCTCCGGGGGCTGCTCGACGCGCTCGTGGGCGGCGTCGGCTTCCGGCGGGGCCGCCGCCATCCGGTGGAACTGCACGTGGGCGAGGCGGTGGACTTCTGGCGGGTCGAGGCCGTGGAGCCGGGCCGGCTGCTGCGCCTGCGGGCCGAGATGCGGGTGCCCGGGCGCGCCTGGCTTCAGTTCGAGGTGTGTCCGGAAGGAACGGGCAGCCGCGTCGAGCAGACCGCCTTCTTCGAACCGCACGGGCTGAGCGGTTTGCTGTACTGGTATGTCCTCTATCCGGCCCACCGGATCATCTTCCGGGGCATGATCCGCGCCCTGGTACGCCGCGCCGAGGCGAACGCCACCACACCCCGTACCGCCGAAGCGGAAGCCTAA
- a CDS encoding carboxypeptidase-like regulatory domain-containing protein — protein sequence MRLLLGLTLLGATLLLAVPAHAQIPTATLTGTVVDSTSGAPLPGANVFIAGSMIGTTTDGEGRYRLERVPLGAHRLYVSMVGFEPRFRDLNLREARIYPIDFALPEAIIELDEVTVEAKGDKNWKRRLERFTKLFIGETPNAAETKIVNPEVLDFRETLGHLEAYAAEPLIIENRALGYRIHYFLKEFVGEPTRTRYDGEPLFEEMTPRDAEEAARWEQKRREAFMGSFRHFMLALLAGRTEKQGFQVYSRPTMGEQQRAVPAGGGSLLRGRERFPVDPATLLKPGEIPSEKILDFQGFLEIIFMGEKEDPAYLEWSRQPGLGRKPGFQTSWINLERGPVVVDYKGDVVDPYGVTFYGYWAFERVADEVPKEYRPGR from the coding sequence ATGCGACTCCTCCTCGGCCTCACCCTCCTGGGCGCCACGCTCCTCCTGGCCGTGCCCGCCCACGCGCAGATCCCCACCGCCACGCTCACCGGCACCGTCGTCGACTCGACCTCCGGCGCTCCCCTGCCCGGCGCCAACGTGTTCATCGCTGGCTCCATGATCGGGACGACCACCGACGGCGAGGGCCGCTACCGGCTCGAGCGTGTCCCCCTCGGCGCCCACCGCCTCTATGTCTCCATGGTCGGCTTCGAGCCCCGTTTCCGCGACCTCAACCTGCGCGAGGCCCGCATCTACCCGATCGACTTCGCCCTGCCCGAAGCGATCATCGAGCTCGACGAGGTGACCGTGGAAGCCAAAGGCGACAAGAACTGGAAACGCCGGCTCGAACGCTTCACGAAGCTCTTCATCGGCGAGACGCCCAACGCCGCCGAGACGAAGATCGTCAACCCGGAGGTGCTCGACTTCCGCGAGACGCTGGGCCATCTGGAGGCCTATGCGGCCGAGCCGCTCATCATCGAGAACCGCGCCCTCGGCTACCGCATCCACTATTTCCTGAAGGAGTTCGTCGGCGAGCCGACGCGCACCCGCTACGACGGCGAGCCGCTCTTCGAGGAGATGACGCCGCGCGACGCCGAGGAAGCCGCGCGGTGGGAGCAGAAGCGGCGGGAGGCGTTCATGGGCTCGTTCCGCCACTTCATGCTGGCCCTGCTGGCCGGGCGCACCGAGAAGCAGGGCTTCCAGGTCTACAGCCGCCCCACCATGGGCGAGCAGCAGCGCGCCGTCCCGGCCGGCGGCGGCAGCCTCCTGCGCGGCCGCGAGCGTTTCCCCGTCGACCCCGCCACCCTCCTCAAACCCGGCGAGATCCCGTCGGAGAAGATCCTGGACTTCCAGGGGTTTCTCGAGATCATCTTCATGGGCGAGAAGGAGGACCCGGCCTACCTCGAATGGTCCCGCCAGCCGGGCCTGGGCCGCAAGCCGGGCTTTCAGACCTCCTGGATCAACCTGGAGCGCGGCCCGGTGGTGGTCGACTACAAGGGCGACGTCGTCGATCCGTACGGTGTCACGTTCTACGGCTACTGGGCCTTCGAGCGCGTGGCCGACGAAGTCCCCAAGGAATACCGCCCGGGCCGTTGA